Proteins from one Oryza sativa Japonica Group chromosome 12, ASM3414082v1 genomic window:
- the LOC4351636 gene encoding uncharacterized protein yields the protein MVMLRSTGLLYLGNQDQFEVVELNLYLSRPQVVLAQLCLLRSHISKVASSGWRTIRLPIHVHGNPDDVHQLYSWKTDTVIPFDNQLCWIDYMRGILFYDPAAIVVSFLPFPVDHETPRRNKECFWLYRGVSVLDASGVLKFIDVARDDGLGFESLRRDAGFTVTCYSLVLGEHKKKKKKHRRTMEWREDYKITSNELWSINSLDCLPRTLLMFPQVDIDRPHIVHFLAPELRYVIKKMWVVAIDMNTKIVESSSLYINGKEDLQTEDAGLTRAKSRFPQSFLPSDFSKFITFSRTRNNME from the coding sequence ATGGTGATGCTCCGATCCACGGGCCTCTTGTACCTAGGCAACCAAGATCAGTTCGAGGTGGTAGAGCTGAATCTTTACCTATCCAGGCCCCAGGTGGTCCTAGCTCAACTCTGTTTGCTGCGGTCGCACATATCAAAGGTAGCGAGCAGCGGTTGGCGCACCATCCGTCTGCCGATCCACGTCCATGGCAACCCCGATGATGTGCATCAGCTCTACTCCTGGAAGACCGACACTGTGATCCCCTTCGACAACCAGCTGTGCTGGATTGACTACATGCGAGGCATCCTCTTTTATGACCCTGCCGCGATTGTCGTCTCTTTCCTTCCGTTCCCTGTGGATCATGAGACTCCTCGTCGCAACAAGGAATGCTTCTGGTTGTACCGTGGTGTGTCTGTCCTTGATGCCAGCGGTGTGCTCAAATTCATCGACGTCGCCCGCGATGATGGACTTGGCTTTGAGTCTCTCAGGCGTGATGCTGGTTTTACTGTCACCTGCTACAGCCTCGTGTTGGGAGAacataagaagaagaagaagaaacacaGGAGAACCATGGAGTGGAGGGAGGACTACAAGATCACCTCCAATGAGCTCTGGTCTATCAACAGCCTTGACTGCCTCCCACGCACCTTACTCATGTTCCCTCAAGTGGACATTGACAGGCCACATATAGTGCACTTCCTTGCCCCTGAATTACGGTATGTCATCAAGAAGATGTGGGTCGTCGCCATTGACATGAACACCAAGATCGTGGAGTCATCTTCTCTGTATATCAATGGGAAGGAGGACCTTCAAACTGAGGACGCTGGCCTGACCCGTGCAAAGTCGCGCTTTCCGCAGTCCTTCCTCCCATCTGACTTCTCCAAGTTCATCACTTTCTCAAG